In the genome of Haloplanus salinus, the window GTTCCAGGAGTCCGACGAGGAGCGGGCGCCTGTCTACGGCCTGACCCCAGCTGGGGTGGGCGTCAACCGTGTGTTCGTCGTCGGGACCCTCGCGGAGACTGCCGATGTCGGCTCCGACGCCGAGTACTGGCAGGGCAAGGTGTTCGCCGCCGACTCGCCCGTGTACGTGTACGCCGGACAGTACCAACCCGAGGTGATGGGGGTGCTGCGAGCAACGGAGCCGCCGGCGTACGTCGCGGTCGTCGGGAAGCTGCGGACCTACGAGCGGGGTGACCGGACGAACGTGGCCATCGAACCGGAGTCGATCACCGAGGTCGACGAAGCGACCCGAGATGCGTGGGTCGCCGAGACGGCCAGCCAGACCCGCGAGCGGATCGAGGCATTCGAGACCGACGACGCCCCGTTCAGCGAGGAGGCGACGGAGGCCTACGGCAAGGACGTGAGCGGGGTCGAAGCGGCGGTTTCGGCTGTCGTCCCTGACGACGCCGCTTGAGCGGTTCTCGTCTCCACCTCAGTTGTCGAATTCACTCCTCCTCTGGGTGGGGGTCCGCTCTGACAGTCCCGACCAGGACGAGCGGTGTGTCGTCGAATGCCGTCCCGAGTTCACGTCGGCTGGTCTGTTCGGCGTCCTCGGTTGATCGTGCTGTGACGGTACACTCGAGCGTGAGCCCAACGAGCGCTGTCTCGGCCACGATGAGCACCGCCTCCATTGGCGTCCCACAGGTCGTACAGGAGAGCGTCTGGATGCTGATATCGCAGTGATCGACGTGTGTGGTATCCGCTTCGTTCACCCGTGTTCCGACCTCACTGACGGCGATGTTGATCGCGTCCTGTACCGCGTGGGCTCCTCGGACGAGCCACGGGACCGACAGCGTTACCCAGTACTGTTCGGAGCGATTCATCGTCTGCCCCGTACTGCTGATTGCCGATCGATCGGCGTTGTCGTCCGCCTCATCGGGCCGGTCTGGCTCGGTATCGTATATAGGGCTCAGAAATCGGTGGTCGATTGAGCCCCAACGAGATCTCTTGACAGTGGTAGCTGCCCGTCAACGCTATCTGGTTACTTCCTTTGTCATCTTGTATGGTAGAGGGATACCGTGATGACCTGGCTTCTAACCAGACAAGAGGATACCATTTCACAGAGCCTGTCGATGTTGAATCGACTACGTTCAACACGCAACGCTATATCCACCGTATTCCCGTTAACTGGCTCACCGCAACGGATCCCTCGTACAATCTTGACACCTACGAGTTCTACTTGGATAACCGCGATCTCTTTCCGGACGCAGTCGAACGTCACCGAGTCAAATCGGTCGAGTTCGAGTATGATCAGGACCCGGTTCCTGATAACACAAGAAAACCGTTCAGAGTCAACCTCGTCGTAACCGCCGACGAAGACGGTGGAGCTGGGCGAAAAGCAGGTGAGGAATGGAAACGGCACTCTCGGACTCATTACCTACTCTGGCTGCTCAACTACGACGAGGATGTCTACGAGGTAGTCCGGATTACGCCAACAGACGAGCGAGACGGTCTACTCGTCTTCATTCAGGAAATCCTCCCTCACGTACCCTCCGAGTAACTGTCTCTGTTGCTCGCGAAGACTTCGTTACCAGAATCGTTACCCCACGAACTCGTTGGTGGCACACTCTGTGGGGTAACTCTGCGATCTGTTGGCTCACTGGTGTCGGGTTGCGTCGGAAAGAGGGGGTTCTAGGGTTCTGAGTCTCGGATGGAGACTCGCTGTGCTACAGGTCGCTACTGTTCGGGGGTCACCTTCCTACCAGTCGTCATTGACACTTCAGACCGATCCTGTTCGACAGTCTCGACGTTCTCCTGCGCCAGCCACCAGTCGGGGGTCCAGTCCGTGATCGGGAACACCCATCGTTCGCTCCCTCGCCAGTAGGCGATCGGGTTCTTCGGGATAGGTGTGCCAGTCGTCTTCGGATCAGTCCGCCGACGTTGTCTGGGTCGTCGTTCGTGGGTCGTCGCAGTCTCGGACGTGGCCGTGTCGTCCTTCGAGTCGTCGGCAGCTCGCTTCAGGATCGTGAGTTCGCTGTCCCGGCGGGTCTCGAAGGTTGCCTCGTCCCCGTACCAACCTTTCACGACATTTTTAGCGCGCACGAGATCCCCGACCGCCAGTTCTGGGAACCGGTGGGATCGGATGAGCGTGCGGCCGCTAACGTCGGTCGGGTCGGGCGTGGGGCGGGTCTCGTCCCATTCGGATTTCTTCCAGATCGCAAAGCGGATCGACCCGGTGTCGTCCTGGAGCACGCCGGCCTGCTTGATTCCGGGATGCGTGTTCTCGAAGAGGATCGCCACGCGACCCTGCGTCGAGAATCGGCCCTTCGTCTGGCGGGTCGACATGTATCGGACGTTACCGATCGTCTGGATGTTCCGGGGATCGTTCGCCTCGGCTTCAGCCTGTCTGAGGAGTGCACTCGCTGGCTCGACATCTCGGGAGATACGCTTTGCAAGCGCGATCGCGAGGGTGAGCGGTTGTTTGCGCACCTCGTGGACCTTTTCGAAGTCCTCACTCAGGAGCCGATTCGCCATCTCACAGATCTGGTCGTGCGTGTCTGAATCCAGCTCGAGGAGTGGACGCAGACGCTCATCGCGGGCCTGTGTGGCAGCCTCGGCACGAGTCGCAGCGATCTCCGTCGTCGTCGGGCGCTGCTCGGCGAGTTCGTCGAACCGGTTGTTCAGCCACTTCGCGTGTCCAACCAGTTCGATCTCGTCGCTGAGTTCGCCCGGGCGGCAGATTCCGTCCGTGACGCGCTGCTTCTCGGCTTTCAGTGCGAGCGGACGCTCGATGGATGCCAGTGACGTTCCGGCGAACTGCTCGGGTTCGGCGAGCAGGTCACCGAGACGGACGTACTCACCACCGGGCCTCAGGACCTCCAGATTGGCGGTCTCGATGCCGGTCGTGGTGTCGTCGTCCTCGAATTCCTCCGGTCGGTCGTACGCCTGCAGGTCGTCGACAGCCGCGGGAGCGGTCGTCTCCGGTGCAGCCGTCCGGGTCGCGGATTCGTCGAGACCACTGGCGACGCCAACGATCTGTTCGCCGGTCGGATCGACGAAGTTCGAGCTGGCGTTGCCGGGGGTCCAGGTCGCGAGGTCGCCGGCCGCATCGGGCTCTAAGAGCGCGTCTGCGGGCTGGCCGTTCGCGTTGGTCCGGGCTCTCATGAGCTGGCCTCGCTCGGGAACGACAGGGTCACCGTCGGGGGTGTAGCCGTACAGTCCGTCGACGGGTTCCGCTCGCGTTCCGAAATCGGTCTTCGACGCCGTCCGTTCCGTGAAGCGCTCTTGATCTGCGTCAGTGTCCGTCGCGACGTCGGCGTCACGGGTGGACCTGTCTGCAGCCGCTTGATCGACGATGGCCCAGAGCAACCCTGCCAGTCTGGTGACCAGCGTGGTCGTCCCGGCCGTGTCGGTCGAGCGGCGGCGCTCCTGTTCCTTCCGGTAGTCCCGAAAGTAGGGTGAGCGGCGGGCGTCGGTCCGCGAGTCTGCGGTCCCATTGGGGTCTTTGTGTGTCGTCGCCTCTACCGTCGCCGGTAGGTTCTTATCTGCGGTGTTGCTACTGTTCATTGCATTCACTCAATGCATTGTGAGGCTCTGTCCAGCCTCACATTCTACACCGCGTAGCGGCGCATAGGTGTATCGCCGGGTAGGGGATCTAAGGACGTTGTTTTCGAAGGAACCCCCACACTCAATTTCTCGTTTCCCCAGCGGATCTGCACCTTCGAACTGATACTGACGTTCCCTCACAAACGATACTGTGAAGAGCGATGGTCAAGCCCTATGTCATGAGATATTACATGCGAACATCTTATACTTCATGAGACGCTACATCCACACAACGTTAGGAGGGTCAGGATGAGTAGCAACGATACCAAACACGTCCAAACTGAATTGAACGAAGAGGAGTACGAGCGATTTCGAGAGTTCGCTGAGGAACACGGACTATCCCTCAAAGAAGCCAGTCACGAGGCGTTGATTGAGTGGGTCGAACGCCAGCAACAGGCCGATCCGAACGATGCAGCCTTTACCGTTCTCGATGATCTCGATGATTCGTCGCTCCCACGGACGGCACAGACAGACGCCAGAGAAGAAGACGATCTCGTTGACGAATGGCACGGCAACGATGAATCGTTCGTTCTCGCTGAGGATCCCTCCTCGGACTCCTAACTCTGATGGCAGACCCAGTTGAGACACCGATTGGGACGGTCACTGCTGAACACTTTCGACCGGGTTCGATTCGTCATCAGGCCGTCTGTGGCCCGAAGTTCCTCTATGCGCTGTTCAATCCGCAGGATCATATGCACCCCGTCTCACGTGCATTCATGGCGTTCGTCCGCGACGGCGATCTCCCATATCGGCGACTGATCGTGAACGATCACATCGTCGATGAAGCTGCTACCCGACTCAAAAAACAGGCGTCGATGCGAAACGCAGCGACGTTTCTGACGACGCTCGATAAGAGTGATCTCTATCAACTCGAATCAGTTACTCCAGAGGTATTCAGTGATGCGACAGACACGTTCATCGAGTGGACCGACCTCGATGCATCCTTGACTGACTTCATCGTCGCGTCACACATGGCCGAGCTAGAGGTTGATCACATCCTCACGTACGACCGGCATTATGACGCCTTCGACGTGACGACGCTCCCCTATCGGAGACACGAGTGAGAGCTATGACTGAATCAACGCCATCCTCACATCCGATCGAATGCGAACAGCTTCGGGCTGTGTCGACCCTCGTCGTGACGGTCAAATCGTCCGACGAGTTCCACGACGGCATTACTGACCACACCGAGTCACTGAAACACGGCGATGCGGTGGACGCTTCGCCGACGCTCTCGTTCACCAGCTACGACGATCCCGTGGAGACCCTGACGCCGCGTGTCCTCAACTCATCGAGGCCATTCGTCGGGACGAACCATCGAGCATCAACGAGGCTGCCCGGGTTGTTGACCGAGACGTAAAGAACGCCCACGAGGAACTCAGTCGGCTTGCACAACTGGGAATCATCTTCTTCGAGGAAGATGGTCAGAGCAAGCGCCCGGTCGTCTGGTTCGACGAACTCGTCATCAACCTCCCGTTCGATCCCGACGCTGGAGATACAGCGGCTGCAGCACCGTAGCAGTTGTTGGAAATCTGATTTTCTTCATTCGAGCCGGAACGCGTATTCTGGCGTTCCAGACTCGATCGATATGGATTTGTATATAAACATTGATCATATTGCCAACCAATGGTAGGGCCACTCATGCTATTCGATGACGTAGTTGAGGAAGGACTTGCGACGTACGATCTGTTCCGAAATGGAAGCTGAAGGCGCAGGCCGAATAGCTGCGATGTTGGAAAACTGAACAACTGATGGTTGAATCATGCCTGACGACACACGCCATGTGAATGGAGCAACAGCCAGGGACCTCCTCTCAGTTGCGACTCTCCTCGAGGATCCACAGCTGGCGGGTCTGTACGCGTACCTCTATCGTGAAGAGCCTGTGACTGTTCGCGAGGTCATGAACGCGCTCGACTTCTCTCGGGAGACCACTCAGACGTTACTGTCTCGGCTCGAAGAGATGGGCACAGTTGAGACGCTTACTGATGACGAGCCACAGAAGTACCGAGCGGCCAGTATTGAGCTCTCATTGTCCGCGGATCAGGGCGATCGAACCTACACAGTGACGCCGGCGTTGATCGACGCTGTCGGCAGACGAACTGCAGACGGTGATATCGATACGTACATCGACCGTCACGGACTCGCTGGGCTTGCGACGGCGCTCATCTATGCTGTCGATCGGGAGCAATCCAGAGTGACACATCGGCTGATGGCCCGTAATCTGGATATCGCCCCGCTGGAAGCCGAGATCATTCTGCAAGCACTTCGTCCAGTCGTCCACGACCACTTCGAGATCGAGGTCACAGACAGTGGCGATGTATTTGAGTCCGAAAGCAACGCCCCGTGAGGGAAGCTCACACCTTTCCTCGCTATCTGCATATCGATACTGTAGTAGCTATTTTGACTGTTACCGAATTACTGGTACCTATTAGGTGTCCGAATTGTTCGATGAGACTGCGGCTCGCGTGCTGCTCGCAATCGAGTCCGGAGATTCGATCGGACAGGTCGCCTAGCATCTCCACACCCCTTACGAGACGGTTCGGCAGGTGGTGAACCGACTCGAGGACACCGGGTATCTCACCTACGACGATGGCCTCTTCGCCACCGACGATCGCGTTCGCGAGGCAACTCTAACGGATGAGGCGCGTTTGACCGCGCCACAAGGCAGCCAAGCCGTTAACGAATCGCGAGGCGATTCGTTCCCACACCAGAAAGCAAAGATTTCCCGGGACGATGCTGAACCCAAGCAGGAGACGCTTGGAACGTATGCGTCTCGAAACCACAGGGCCGCGCTCGGCCTGAAATCCCTGCGTCTCGGGGTAACTGTTTTGTCCGTAGGGAACGGTTATGTTTATAATGAAACAACGACAGCCAACCCGGACACATCCCGCGAGAGGCTGACGGCCATGTCCGACCAGCGATCCACACGTCGAACAGTCCTTGAGTCACTCGTTGGGGTCGGCCTCGGCGCCGTGGCCGGGTGCGGCGGCCGGCAGGATGGCTCGACATCAGTCACGGCTCGAACCGAGAGACCCGAAACGGCTACTGCGACTGAACGGACGCGGACACAGACGCCGACACCGTCGGCTGGCCCGAGGGAGGCGTGTATGGACCCGGTTGGGTGTTTGTCCTTCGATACGCCACCGGAGCGATGGGTCGCTAACGCAGGTATCTACTGCGACATGGGTGTCGCGCTGGATCTGACGGATCGCCTCACCGGGATCGGGTCGCCACGACGGTTCTACACCGGCTACTACGACCAACTTCCCGGCGTGACGCTCAACAAGGATGACTACCCGGCGCTGGCTCGGGGCACCCGAATGCCCAAGGAGTCGTTCTACGCAGCCGACGCCGACGTCCACCTCATCGACCCCGTCTGGCTGATAAATACGTTCAGTTGGACCCGGGCCGACGTCCGGGAGATCACGGAGAACGTCGGCCCGTTTTTCGGGAACTACATCCGCGAGCGACACGACGCTTGGCACGACTACCGCTATTACGGCCTCTGGGAGGCCTTCGCGAAGGTCGCGGCTCTCTTCGGCCGCGAGTCGCGGTACGAGAAACTGGACGCCATCCGCCGTGACCTGACCGAGGCAGTCCGGTCACGCCTGCCCGACGAGCGCCGCGAAGTGTTGCTTCTCCGCCCGCTCGGCATCCCGCCACGGGCGTACTTCCCGCAGTATCTGGACGATTCCGTCTCCGACTACCAGTGGGGCGTCGTCGAGGTCCGTGATGTCTTGGAGGGGAGTGGCGTCCCCCGATGGGGCACGCGAATCGATTACGAGGGCATCGCGGAACTCGACCCTGAAGTCATCGTCATGGAGACGCAGTTCGCCGACGACTTCGTTCTCGAGGACTCGTTCCGGGAGTACATTTTGGGGGTAATGCGCGACGATCCGGTGGCACGTGAGGTCACCGCCGTCGAGAACGGGGATGTCTACGCGGGCGGCATCAACTATCAGGGGCCGCTCGCCTCCCTGTTCCAGGTCGAACACGCCGCGCAGGCCACCTATCCCGACGAGTTCGCCGGGGACCGCCTGTTCGACCGTGATCGGGTCGCATCCGCCGTCACGGGGGAGAACTGATGGCCTCGACGGATGTGGGGAGGGCCGATGGCCGAACCGGCCGGTGACAGTACTGGGGCGGTCGCAGCGCCTGGGCGGTTTGCTTGGATCACTGGGGGCCTACTCAGTGTGGTCGTCGGAAGCATCGCGGTCGTCCTCGGCGCGACGACGCTCCAGTTGAGTTTCGGCGCGTACGGCATCACCCCGGTCGACGCCTGGAGGGCGCTATTGAACCCCGACGTGGTCCTGAAGGGTGCCGCCTGGCGGGCGTTCCTGCTGGGCACTACAGTCCCGGAGTTCGACACGGGAACGCTCGTCGTCTGGACCATTCGTCTGCCCCGTGTGCTCGTTGGGGCACTGGTAGGCCTGAACCTCGCTGTTTCAGGGGCGATCCTCCAGGCTATCACCCGGAACGAACTCGCCAGCCCGTTCGTTCTCGGCGTGTCGTCGGGAGCGGGTCTGGCGGTCCTGCTGACCGTCGTCGTGTTTACTGGCCTCCTGCCATATCTGCCGCTTTTCGCCGCCGTTGGCGGCGGGCTGGCCTTCTTCATCGTCTACCTCATCGCGTGGCAGGGCGGGACTAGCCCCGTCCGCTTGGTACTGGCTGGCGTCATCGTCAGCAGCGTGTTCGGGTCGGTCCAGACGGGCCTGTTCCTGCTCATTGAGGATGTTGGCGTCGTCCAGAGCGTCGTCGCGTGGACGACCGGTTCCCTCGTCGGGACCGACTGGGCGCAAGTCCGAATGATCCTGCCGTGGACAGTTGTGGCGACGGCCGGCGCGCTTCTCGGTTCACGCCAGCTGAACGTCCTCTCGCTGGGCGAGCGCACCGCATCGTCGCTCGGGATGTCCGTCGAGCGAGTGCGGTTCGCACTCTCGGGCGTCGCCGTCCTCGCGGCCGCCGCCAGCGTCGCCGCAGCGGGTATCGTTGGCTTCGTCGGCCTCGTCGTCCCACACATCGTCCGTCGCATCGTCGGAACCGACCATCGGCGCCTTCTCGTGGGGTGTGCGTTCGCCGGGCCGGCGCTGCTGACGGCGGCCGACGCCGGCGCTCGCCTCGCCCTCAGTCCGGCGCAGGTGCCGGTCGGCATCGTGACCGGCCTCGTCGGCGGACCGTACTTCCTCTATCTCATGCGCAAGCACGGGGAGTTCGGAGGGTTCTGATGGCAAGAGACACCGGACGTGCCGCGACGGACTGGGAAGACGGCAC includes:
- a CDS encoding DUF555 domain-containing protein, with the protein product MNRSEQYWVTLSVPWLVRGAHAVQDAINIAVSEVGTRVNEADTTHVDHCDISIQTLSCTTCGTPMEAVLIVAETALVGLTLECTVTARSTEDAEQTSRRELGTAFDDTPLVLVGTVRADPHPEEE
- a CDS encoding type II toxin-antitoxin system VapC family toxin, whose amino-acid sequence is MADPVETPIGTVTAEHFRPGSIRHQAVCGPKFLYALFNPQDHMHPVSRAFMAFVRDGDLPYRRLIVNDHIVDEAATRLKKQASMRNAATFLTTLDKSDLYQLESVTPEVFSDATDTFIEWTDLDASLTDFIVASHMAELEVDHILTYDRHYDAFDVTTLPYRRHE
- a CDS encoding DUF7437 domain-containing protein → MPDDTRHVNGATARDLLSVATLLEDPQLAGLYAYLYREEPVTVREVMNALDFSRETTQTLLSRLEEMGTVETLTDDEPQKYRAASIELSLSADQGDRTYTVTPALIDAVGRRTADGDIDTYIDRHGLAGLATALIYAVDREQSRVTHRLMARNLDIAPLEAEIILQALRPVVHDHFEIEVTDSGDVFESESNAP
- a CDS encoding ABC transporter substrate-binding protein, yielding MDPVGCLSFDTPPERWVANAGIYCDMGVALDLTDRLTGIGSPRRFYTGYYDQLPGVTLNKDDYPALARGTRMPKESFYAADADVHLIDPVWLINTFSWTRADVREITENVGPFFGNYIRERHDAWHDYRYYGLWEAFAKVAALFGRESRYEKLDAIRRDLTEAVRSRLPDERREVLLLRPLGIPPRAYFPQYLDDSVSDYQWGVVEVRDVLEGSGVPRWGTRIDYEGIAELDPEVIVMETQFADDFVLEDSFREYILGVMRDDPVAREVTAVENGDVYAGGINYQGPLASLFQVEHAAQATYPDEFAGDRLFDRDRVASAVTGEN
- a CDS encoding FecCD family ABC transporter permease, which gives rise to MAEPAGDSTGAVAAPGRFAWITGGLLSVVVGSIAVVLGATTLQLSFGAYGITPVDAWRALLNPDVVLKGAAWRAFLLGTTVPEFDTGTLVVWTIRLPRVLVGALVGLNLAVSGAILQAITRNELASPFVLGVSSGAGLAVLLTVVVFTGLLPYLPLFAAVGGGLAFFIVYLIAWQGGTSPVRLVLAGVIVSSVFGSVQTGLFLLIEDVGVVQSVVAWTTGSLVGTDWAQVRMILPWTVVATAGALLGSRQLNVLSLGERTASSLGMSVERVRFALSGVAVLAAAASVAAAGIVGFVGLVVPHIVRRIVGTDHRRLLVGCAFAGPALLTAADAGARLALSPAQVPVGIVTGLVGGPYFLYLMRKHGEFGGF